A window of Cellulosimicrobium protaetiae genomic DNA:
CGCCGAGGCGACCGACCTGCACCAGCAGTGGGACGCGATCAAGAAGGCCGAGAAGCAGCGCACGTCCGTGCTCGAGGGCATCTCGCACACGCAGGGCGCGCTCGCCCGCGCGCAGAAGGTCCTCAGCCGCGCCGCACGCGGCGGCCTCGCGGACGTCGTCGGGGAGGCGCTCGCCGGTGGGGCACGCGCCGACACCGACACCGACACCGACGTCGGCCCCGACGGCGGCGCGGACCCGACGGCGGACGAGAGGCTGGGGCGCGAGCTGCTCGCCCTCGTGGCGCGCGCCGAGGCAGACGGGATCGACGCGGAGGCCGCGCTGCGTCGCGAGCTGCGGCGGGTCGAGGGCGTGATCGTCGTCGCCGAGAGGAGCGGCGACTGATCCCGCAACCGCTGGCACGACGGGGGGGTCCGTCGCCGGAGCGACGGACCCCCTCGCCGTCAGGAGGGCGGCCCGGTGGAGAGGGGACCGGTGCCGGCCGGGCCCCGCGGGCCGCTCTACCTTGTCAGGGGCCACCCGTCACCGTGGAGACGGTCGAGACCACCGTCTCCACGGTGCCCTGGTCGTCCGTGTAGGCGACCACGACCCGGATCTGGTGACCGGCCTCGGCGGCGGTCACCTGGAAGGCCGTCGGCACCACGTTGCCCAGGACCCGCACCGTGGCGAACCCGTCGGTCGACGCCTGCCACGTGTACGTGATCCCCGCCTCCGACGACTCCTCGAGCCCGTCCCCGTCGGTGAACCCGCCGAGGTTGAGCCCGCTGCCGACCGTCACGACCTCCGGCGACAGCACGGGCTGCGTCGGGACGTCGTTGACGTTCACGACCGCCGGGAGCGCGTCGGAGACGATCGACCGGAGCTGGCCCTGGTCGTCACGGAACGTGACCACCACCCGGAGCAACATCCCGCCGTCCCCGTCACCCGGGGTGAACGTGTCGACGCGACCGTTCGGCGCGTCGGGCAGGGTGTCGCCCGTGGCGGAGGGCTCCCACTCCTCGCCGCCCTCTCCCAGCTGCCACGCGAACCGGATGTTCGTCGGGTTCTGGACGAGGGAGTCGTCGAAGACGACCGTGGCCGCGAGGGGCAGGTCCTCCGTCGGCGGGTCGATCTGGCCTGCGAACGTGACGGACCCGAAGGACGGGCACGCCTCCATCGTGGCCAGGACGAGGCAGCCGTCGCCGAACTGCAGCATCTCGACGTTGCGGAGGACGTCGCGACCGTCGCTCTCCTCGAGTTCTGCCGCGCCCGTGTGCTCGACGGCGGTGTAGCCGTCGCCGAGGTCGGTCACCTCGTACGCCTCCCGGTCGAACTGATAGACCGCCGTGTCGATCACGCCGTCCGCCTCGTCGTCCTCAACGATCTCGCGGACGATCGAGATGTCGCCCGGGTTGATCTCGCCCGAGAAGACTCGGGTCTGGAGCTGCGCCGCGTTGTCGAAGCGTTCGTCGCCGACGGCGAGCTGCACGCGCAGGTATGCGTCGCCGTCGATGAAGTCGTTCCCGCCCCGACCTTCGACGAGGTCGGAGCCCGGCCCCCCGATGAGCAGGTTGCTCTGCCCGTCCTGGTCGGCCGCGAGAGGGTCGTCCATGAACCGCAGCGCGTAGTCCTCGTGCCCGCCGCCCGGTCGGAGGATGGCCTCCAGCCCGGGGAACAGGTCGAGGGTCTCCTGCGTCATCTTGTGCAGCGGCACCTCGTTGTCCGGGATGTCGTCGACGCCGAAGCCCTGCCCGCGCAGGACGTCGTTGCCGCCACCGCCGGAGAGCGCCTCGACGAGGTCGTACCGGTCGCGGACCGCCTGGACGTCCGGGCGCTGCAGCGTTGAGAACCTCAGATCGGCGTCCACGCCGCCGTTCTCGCCGTAGTACGTCACCCAGTCGTAGCCGATGGCGCCCTCGTGCCGGTCAGTGCCGAAGGCTCGGCCGACGAGCACGTCGTCGCCACCCTCACCCTCGATGTCGTCGTTGCCCGGTCCGCCGACCACGACGTCGTTCCCTCCGATCGTGTCGTTCTGGAACTGGTTCGCGTTGTCGCCCTGGGCCAGGTCGGCGTGCGAGCCGCCCTGGATCCAGTCGTCACCCTCGCCGCCGAAGACGTTCGTGCGCCCGGCACCGCCGAGCACCACGTCGTTCCCCGTGCCGGCGAAGATGTCGTTCGGCGTGTCGTTGCCGCCCACCACGAAGTCGTTCCCGTGGCTCGCGAGCAGCAGGTTCACGCCGGGACCGCCGTTGATGGCGTCGTTGCCGAGGCCACCCTTGATGTTGTCGTCGCCGAAGCTGTCCGTGAGGATGTCGTCGCCCGGTCCACCGATGATCTCGTCGTTCCCGGAA
This region includes:
- a CDS encoding MazG family protein encodes the protein MTAPEPPAAPAEHEPARDRASGAATDPLRDVVAVMDRLYSPGGCPWDREQTHESLVRYLLEEAHELADAIETGDRAGMREELGDLLLQVLFHARIASEEPDPFTVDDVAADLAAKLVRRHPHVFADAEATDLHQQWDAIKKAEKQRTSVLEGISHTQGALARAQKVLSRAARGGLADVVGEALAGGARADTDTDTDVGPDGGADPTADERLGRELLALVARAEADGIDAEAALRRELRRVEGVIVVAERSGD